Sequence from the Halopelagius inordinatus genome:
ACCGAGCGTCGTCTCCGTCCGCGTCTCTTCGGGGAAGGTGAGCCGTTCGAAGACGAACGCCGGAGTCTCGGGGTCGACGCCCGCCTCGCAGAGATGCGCGGCGACGCTCTCGGGCATCACGTCGGGCGGGCGCGGAATCACCAGCAGGTGCGTCTCGGCGGCGGCGAGAGCGAGTCTGTCGAGATGCGCGGAGAGGTCACCGCGGCGGTGAAGCGAGACGACGGTGGACTCGTCTATCGGCGTCCGCGCGCGGGCGGCCGCCACCTGTACCGAGGAGACGCCGGGGACGATTCGAACCGGAGCCTCGACCGCGCGTTCGACGCGCCCGACGAACTGGTGCCCGGAGACGTTCGGGTCGCCCCAGAGGACGGCGACGCCGCGCGCGTCCGCGTCTGCGACCGCGTCCGCGAACGACGCTATCGTCTCCGTTTGGTCGTCGTAGGAACAGTCGTAGAGCGTCGCGTCCGTTCGGTCCCGCACCACGTCGAGGACGGAGCCGAACCCCACGACCGCGTCCGCGTCCGAAACTGCGCGGACCGCTCTCTCGGTCAGAAACTCCGGACTGCCCGGACCGACGCCGACGGCGAGTACCGCCGAGTCGGACGCCGCGTCTCCGAGTCGCTCCGGTGCGGAAGCGGCGACTGCCCCGGGGTCGTCTGTCGTGAGCGAGTCGTTCCCGGCCATTAGAGCAACTTAGGTTGCAGTAGACAAAGTTTTATTGGATTAGTTCGTCGCGGAAGATAGATGCGAGACACGACGAGAACGTATCTTCTGACGGTAGTGCTGGTGTTGTCGGTCGTCGCCGCCCCGGTCGGGGCGGTTTCGGCCGCGGAGACGACCGAATCGAACGGCGACGCGGCGGTCGAATGTTCGTTCCCGGTCACCGTGACCGACGCGACGGGGACGGAGGTGACGCTCTCGGAGGAACCGACCCGGGTCGTGACGGTGAATC
This genomic interval carries:
- the cbiE gene encoding precorrin-6y C5,15-methyltransferase (decarboxylating) subunit CbiE, giving the protein MAGNDSLTTDDPGAVAASAPERLGDAASDSAVLAVGVGPGSPEFLTERAVRAVSDADAVVGFGSVLDVVRDRTDATLYDCSYDDQTETIASFADAVADADARGVAVLWGDPNVSGHQFVGRVERAVEAPVRIVPGVSSVQVAAARARTPIDESTVVSLHRRGDLSAHLDRLALAAAETHLLVIPRPPDVMPESVAAHLCEAGVDPETPAFVFERLTFPEETRTETTLGSLASADAAASDSDAESRFHHLSILVVRR